A stretch of the Halorussus lipolyticus genome encodes the following:
- a CDS encoding right-handed parallel beta-helix repeat-containing protein — protein MVRTLAVVGLVALLVLSGVGPADRSEPTPIDACTTISDPGRYAVTADLRNVSAGQCIRIRASDVAIEGGGHLVEGTGAFGTAGIAVGAWGRSVSNVTIRNLTVSEWDDAVRLTEANRGALANVTATESRVGVRFYSASGNHLDGVRATDNAVHGLSLADDSDGNRAENVTATGNALFGVHFGADSSGNAIWNVTARRNEYGVVAVGADRNRVVGGSATGNRLAGVWLSTADGNLVADLRLENRFYGVFLADGATNNTLRRNRAEDTAVGFRLRNSDGNLLRGNLATGGRDGLLLIESDRNSVVENRVTGNRRGVSLLASSDNRFRANVVRDNRRNFVVARGSENNSVSTLRNYM, from the coding sequence ATGGTCCGAACGCTCGCCGTCGTCGGACTCGTCGCGTTGCTGGTCTTGTCGGGAGTCGGCCCTGCCGACCGGTCCGAGCCGACGCCAATCGATGCCTGCACGACCATCTCCGACCCCGGTCGCTACGCGGTGACCGCCGACCTCCGAAACGTCTCTGCGGGCCAGTGCATCCGAATTCGGGCGAGCGACGTGGCAATCGAGGGCGGCGGGCACCTCGTGGAGGGCACCGGAGCCTTCGGCACGGCGGGAATCGCAGTCGGTGCGTGGGGCCGGAGCGTCTCCAACGTCACGATTCGGAATCTGACGGTCTCGGAGTGGGACGACGCGGTGCGCCTGACCGAGGCCAATCGGGGTGCGCTGGCGAACGTCACCGCCACCGAGAGCAGGGTCGGGGTTCGCTTCTACAGCGCCAGCGGGAACCACCTCGACGGGGTGCGCGCCACCGACAACGCGGTCCACGGTCTCTCGCTGGCGGACGACAGCGACGGAAACCGCGCGGAGAACGTCACCGCCACCGGCAACGCGCTGTTCGGCGTCCACTTCGGGGCGGACTCGTCGGGCAACGCGATTTGGAACGTGACCGCTCGCCGGAACGAGTACGGCGTCGTCGCGGTCGGTGCCGACCGAAACCGAGTTGTCGGCGGGTCGGCGACCGGCAACCGCCTCGCGGGGGTCTGGCTCTCGACGGCGGACGGGAATCTGGTCGCGGACCTCCGCCTCGAAAATCGATTCTACGGCGTCTTTCTGGCCGACGGCGCGACGAACAACACGCTGAGGCGGAACCGCGCCGAGGACACCGCGGTCGGGTTCCGACTCCGAAACAGCGACGGGAATCTCCTCCGAGGGAATCTGGCGACGGGTGGGCGCGATGGGTTGCTCCTCATCGAGAGCGACCGGAACTCGGTGGTCGAGAATCGCGTGACTGGCAACCGGCGCGGCGTCTCGCTTCTGGCCTCTAGTGATAATCGTTTCAGGGCGAACGTCGTCCGGGACAACCGGCGGAATTTCGTGGTGGCCCGAGGGAGCGAGAATAATAGTGTTTCTACGTTACGGAACTATATGTAA
- a CDS encoding tRNA-binding protein, with the protein MPEDLFETTFRVGEVLEAEDFPETNKPEMAKLQIDLGDEEVQSVAQTGYNYDPADLVGRQVLCATNLGSVRIAGYKSEVLTVGVPDDEGHPVLVGPDEDVPLGGELY; encoded by the coding sequence ATGCCCGAAGACCTGTTCGAGACCACCTTCCGCGTCGGCGAGGTCCTCGAAGCGGAGGACTTCCCCGAGACGAACAAACCCGAGATGGCCAAACTGCAAATCGACCTCGGCGACGAGGAGGTCCAGTCGGTCGCCCAAACCGGCTACAACTACGACCCCGCCGATCTCGTGGGGCGGCAGGTCCTCTGCGCGACGAATCTCGGGTCGGTCCGCATCGCGGGCTACAAATCCGAGGTTCTGACCGTCGGCGTCCCCGACGACGAGGGCCATCCGGTACTGGTCGGTCCAGACGAGGACGTGCCCCTCGGCGGCGAACTCTACTGA
- a CDS encoding glycoside hydrolase, whose protein sequence is MTRRYTRRQFLGATTVAGITGLGGCAAPTGQRRRDAGTAESNGTGGSLADGAAGTTPDEMAQSNADPVDVRGALYVPARAWNTFQMWHGYDERIIERDLGYAERININAVRTWVSFEQWLENPEQLERSIDHFLSAADDRGIEVLFGLFESVGKEPSEENLHDTDPLTAPPVQSPSSKVIVNEDKWDEPREFVRWFMDRWKDDDRLLAVEAMNEPGWLPNMKRFAGGMFETMAENRGSVPLTVGSTSLANNADYVDWGADILQFHYNFPSEADVYHDLLPNANQLSEDLDMPVYLTEWQRIANYGWGSNETVDQWQPDYASIAPVIHQHGVGNFFWSLMVKPAYVRYMRKRGIINGLFHEDGAVWHKDDAKAIKAMSGEADVSDLEQRQQWPQWARKVKRYAHGG, encoded by the coding sequence ATGACCAGACGGTACACCCGACGCCAGTTTCTCGGAGCCACCACGGTCGCCGGAATCACCGGCCTCGGCGGATGTGCCGCCCCGACGGGACAGCGACGACGAGACGCCGGCACCGCCGAGTCGAACGGAACCGGTGGGTCTCTCGCTGACGGGGCGGCCGGGACGACGCCCGACGAGATGGCGCAGTCCAACGCCGACCCGGTAGACGTTCGGGGCGCGCTCTACGTCCCCGCTCGGGCGTGGAACACCTTCCAGATGTGGCACGGCTACGACGAGCGAATCATCGAGCGGGATTTGGGCTACGCCGAGCGAATCAACATCAACGCCGTCCGGACGTGGGTCAGTTTCGAGCAGTGGCTCGAAAACCCCGAGCAGTTGGAGCGGTCCATCGACCACTTCCTCAGCGCGGCCGACGACCGGGGCATCGAAGTCCTGTTCGGCCTGTTCGAGAGCGTCGGCAAGGAACCGAGCGAGGAGAACCTCCACGACACCGACCCGCTGACCGCCCCGCCGGTCCAGTCGCCGTCGAGCAAGGTCATCGTCAACGAGGACAAGTGGGACGAACCCCGCGAGTTCGTCCGGTGGTTCATGGACCGGTGGAAGGACGACGACCGACTGCTCGCCGTCGAGGCCATGAACGAACCGGGGTGGCTCCCGAACATGAAGCGCTTCGCCGGCGGGATGTTCGAGACCATGGCCGAGAATCGCGGGTCGGTCCCGCTGACGGTGGGTTCGACCAGTCTGGCCAACAACGCCGACTACGTGGACTGGGGTGCTGACATCCTCCAGTTCCACTACAACTTCCCGAGCGAGGCGGACGTGTACCACGACCTGCTACCGAACGCCAACCAACTCAGCGAGGACTTAGACATGCCGGTCTACCTGACCGAGTGGCAACGCATCGCCAACTACGGGTGGGGAAGCAACGAGACGGTGGACCAGTGGCAACCGGACTACGCCTCGATTGCACCGGTCATCCACCAGCACGGCGTCGGCAACTTCTTCTGGTCGCTGATGGTGAAACCGGCCTACGTCCGGTACATGCGAAAGCGGGGCATCATCAACGGCCTGTTCCACGAGGACGGCGCGGTCTGGCACAAAGACGACGCGAAGGCCATCAAGGCGATGTCCGGCGAGGCGGACGTGTCGGACCTCGAACAGCGCCAGCAGTGGCCGCAATGGGCGCGGAAGGTCAAGCGATACGCCCACGGCGGGTGA
- a CDS encoding DUF5789 family protein, with the protein MADDKTGRDQQADDAERRQRERDLAAELERGDETKPPVDAAEVTDFESELESVEFPATGSEVVAAVGDREVESPDKTYAVEELLPDTDVETFDSPAAVRMRVQRPTIAAAMKRIVEASGTIPNVEFRDSQRNGYEKTLRELKAIDADDDDEGIQVITDWIVERIREKEKLPKSRAVRRQAAKFCRSNGYQVRDDEWLGI; encoded by the coding sequence ATGGCAGACGATAAAACCGGCCGAGACCAGCAAGCCGACGACGCCGAGCGACGACAGCGGGAGCGCGACCTCGCCGCGGAACTGGAGCGCGGCGACGAGACGAAGCCGCCGGTAGACGCCGCGGAGGTCACCGATTTCGAGTCGGAACTCGAAAGCGTCGAGTTCCCCGCGACGGGGAGCGAGGTCGTCGCGGCGGTCGGCGACCGGGAAGTCGAGTCACCCGACAAGACCTACGCCGTCGAGGAGTTGCTACCGGACACCGATGTCGAGACGTTCGACTCGCCCGCCGCCGTCCGAATGCGGGTCCAACGGCCGACAATCGCCGCGGCGATGAAGAGAATCGTGGAGGCCAGCGGGACCATCCCGAACGTGGAGTTCCGTGACTCACAGCGCAACGGGTACGAGAAGACGCTTCGGGAACTCAAGGCAATCGACGCCGACGATGACGACGAAGGGATTCAGGTAATCACGGACTGGATAGTCGAGCGAATCCGCGAGAAAGAGAAGCTACCGAAGTCGCGGGCGGTGCGCCGCCAAGCGGCGAAGTTCTGCCGGTCGAACGGGTATCAGGTCCGGGACGACGAGTGGCTCGGCATCTGA
- a CDS encoding DUF7410 domain-containing protein, whose amino-acid sequence MAVESSESSSPEAPKPPEVRVPDGETPPRCPYCARPFRTERLRALHLGDVHAEECTPDQHDEYDEAREAEREDLFIFHLKVVACLVAVYAFLLLSYMAVSAMQTPG is encoded by the coding sequence ATGGCGGTCGAGTCCTCCGAATCGTCGTCTCCGGAGGCCCCGAAACCCCCGGAGGTCCGCGTCCCTGACGGCGAAACGCCCCCGCGGTGTCCCTACTGCGCCAGACCCTTCCGGACCGAGCGACTCCGCGCGCTCCACCTCGGCGACGTTCACGCCGAGGAGTGTACCCCGGACCAGCACGACGAGTACGACGAGGCCCGCGAGGCCGAGCGCGAGGACCTCTTTATCTTCCACTTGAAGGTGGTTGCTTGTCTCGTGGCGGTGTACGCCTTCCTCTTGCTGTCGTACATGGCCGTCTCGGCGATGCAGACGCCGGGGTGA
- a CDS encoding cytochrome C oxidase subunit IV family protein, giving the protein MTRTKLYTGIYVVLFVFATVQVLVEQSGGLPYWTAFWVIIALSFVKAVMVAWYYQHLKWEPRSVTFTMFVGLLAALALTTAAAYSIL; this is encoded by the coding sequence ATGACTCGAACAAAACTCTACACCGGAATTTACGTCGTACTGTTCGTGTTCGCAACCGTGCAGGTCCTCGTCGAGCAGTCGGGCGGACTGCCGTACTGGACCGCGTTCTGGGTCATCATCGCGCTGTCGTTCGTGAAGGCGGTGATGGTGGCGTGGTACTATCAGCACCTCAAGTGGGAACCCCGGTCGGTGACGTTCACGATGTTCGTCGGCCTGCTGGCGGCGCTGGCGCTGACGACCGCCGCGGCCTACTCGATACTGTAG